From a single Stigmatopora nigra isolate UIUO_SnigA chromosome 21, RoL_Snig_1.1, whole genome shotgun sequence genomic region:
- the c19h1orf216 gene encoding uncharacterized protein c19h1orf216 isoform X3, whose product MLDPDHRLAYRGQDAANRSSPSSSNKKFDQDGNSNFLRSRGDENQNPQRPSKLGSLSPESKTSPGVLSPRSRLPCWSTLEPLPEIEYGEDGSCRVPPDGAEERRTVEEDGPEKKTNLEMRKSSLLARPDLDEMMKLENDDEWGDSGSESDSGGSMSSIRMERGADWLSTGGLERMTFDDRKDREPPGKRRSFSRPSISGASHLEDLLEEGAENHPEHSSDSDAELPQMMDDAVWTLRDRERFKAQEMEKHQVQLTMYRRLALIRWLRTLQGRVEEQQNRLQSSFDVILTHRKELLRVGAAVVNAVAPTAAVGQS is encoded by the coding sequence ATGCTGGATCCAGATCACCGTCTGGCCTACCGCGGCCAAGACGCCGCTAATCGCTCCTCTCCCTCTTCCTCAAACAAGAAGTTCGACCAAGATGGCAACTCCAACTTCTTGAGATCCAGAGGAGATGAAAACCAAAACCCGCAGCGTCCAAGCAAACTGGGCTCCCTCAGCCCAGAGTCCAAAACCTCACCTGGCGTCCTCTCCCCTCGTTCCCGCCTCCCTTGCTGGAGCACCTTGGAGCCTCTTCCCGAAATCGAATATGGCGAAGACGGTTCCTGCCGAGTTCCTCCCGACGGCGCCGAGGAACGGCGGACGGTGGAAGAAGATGGACCCGAGAAGAAGACGAATCTGGAGATGAGAAAAAGTAGCCTCCTTGCTCGCCCGGATTTGGACGAGATGATGAAACTGGAGAACGACGATGAGTGGGGCGACAGCGGATCCGAGTCTGACTCCGGCGGGAGCATGTCATCCATCCGCATGGAACGTGGCGCCGACTGGTTGTCCACTGGAGGTCTGGAGCGCATGACATTCGACGACCGCAAGGACCGAGAACCCCCCGGAAAACGAAGGAGCTTTAGTCGGCCTTCCATATCCGGGGCGAGTCACCTGGAAGACctcctggaagaaggggcggaAAACCATCCGGAGCATTCGTCCGATTCCGACGCCGAGCTCCCGCAGATGATGGATGACGCCGTGTGGACGCTTCGTGACCGTGAGAGGTTCAAAGCCCAGGAGATGGAGAAACACCAGGTGCAGCTAACCATGTATCGGCGGTTGGCGTTGATCCGATGGTTGCGTACGTTGCAGGGTCGCGTGGAGGAGCAGCAGAACCGCCTGCAGTCCAGTTTTGATGTCATCCTCACCCATAGGAAGGAGCTGCTGCGCGTGGGTGCCGCCGTGGTTAATGCCGTCGCACCAACTGCCGCCGTGGGACAGTCGTGA
- the c19h1orf216 gene encoding uncharacterized protein c19h1orf216 isoform X1, with product MQMSVKCLSSDLSQQQIGKRRASVLFLLGKEKTAESAKMGENQSRPGMLDPDHRLAYRGQDAANRSSPSSSNKKFDQDGNSNFLRSRGDENQNPQRPSKLGSLSPESKTSPGVLSPRSRLPCWSTLEPLPEIEYGEDGSCRVPPDGAEERRTVEEDGPEKKTNLEMRKSSLLARPDLDEMMKLENDDEWGDSGSESDSGGSMSSIRMERGADWLSTGGLERMTFDDRKDREPPGKRRSFSRPSISGASHLEDLLEEGAENHPEHSSDSDAELPQMMDDAVWTLRDRERFKAQEMEKHQVQLTMYRRLALIRWLRTLQGRVEEQQNRLQSSFDVILTHRKELLRVGAAVVNAVAPTAAVGQS from the exons ATGCAAATGAGCGTGAAATGTCTGTCAAGTGACTTGAGTCAGCAACAAATAGGAAAGCGAAGGGCGTCTGTGTTGTTTTTACTCGGGAAGGAAAAGACGGCAGAGAGCGCTAAAATGGG TGAGAATCAGTCCCGGCCAGGGATGCTGGATCCAGATCACCGTCTGGCCTACCGCGGCCAAGACGCCGCTAATCGCTCCTCTCCCTCTTCCTCAAACAAGAAGTTCGACCAAGATGGCAACTCCAACTTCTTGAGATCCAGAGGAGATGAAAACCAAAACCCGCAGCGTCCAAGCAAACTGGGCTCCCTCAGCCCAGAGTCCAAAACCTCACCTGGCGTCCTCTCCCCTCGTTCCCGCCTCCCTTGCTGGAGCACCTTGGAGCCTCTTCCCGAAATCGAATATGGCGAAGACGGTTCCTGCCGAGTTCCTCCCGACGGCGCCGAGGAACGGCGGACGGTGGAAGAAGATGGACCCGAGAAGAAGACGAATCTGGAGATGAGAAAAAGTAGCCTCCTTGCTCGCCCGGATTTGGACGAGATGATGAAACTGGAGAACGACGATGAGTGGGGCGACAGCGGATCCGAGTCTGACTCCGGCGGGAGCATGTCATCCATCCGCATGGAACGTGGCGCCGACTGGTTGTCCACTGGAGGTCTGGAGCGCATGACATTCGACGACCGCAAGGACCGAGAACCCCCCGGAAAACGAAGGAGCTTTAGTCGGCCTTCCATATCCGGGGCGAGTCACCTGGAAGACctcctggaagaaggggcggaAAACCATCCGGAGCATTCGTCCGATTCCGACGCCGAGCTCCCGCAGATGATGGATGACGCCGTGTGGACGCTTCGTGACCGTGAGAGGTTCAAAGCCCAGGAGATGGAGAAACACCAGGTGCAGCTAACCATGTATCGGCGGTTGGCGTTGATCCGATGGTTGCGTACGTTGCAGGGTCGCGTGGAGGAGCAGCAGAACCGCCTGCAGTCCAGTTTTGATGTCATCCTCACCCATAGGAAGGAGCTGCTGCGCGTGGGTGCCGCCGTGGTTAATGCCGTCGCACCAACTGCCGCCGTGGGACAGTCGTGA
- the c19h1orf216 gene encoding uncharacterized protein c19h1orf216 isoform X2, giving the protein MKPMGAFSRRFSAFYKQMFQSTELQKRNWDVLPTLFGENQSRPGMLDPDHRLAYRGQDAANRSSPSSSNKKFDQDGNSNFLRSRGDENQNPQRPSKLGSLSPESKTSPGVLSPRSRLPCWSTLEPLPEIEYGEDGSCRVPPDGAEERRTVEEDGPEKKTNLEMRKSSLLARPDLDEMMKLENDDEWGDSGSESDSGGSMSSIRMERGADWLSTGGLERMTFDDRKDREPPGKRRSFSRPSISGASHLEDLLEEGAENHPEHSSDSDAELPQMMDDAVWTLRDRERFKAQEMEKHQVQLTMYRRLALIRWLRTLQGRVEEQQNRLQSSFDVILTHRKELLRVGAAVVNAVAPTAAVGQS; this is encoded by the exons atgaagccaaTGGGGGCTTTTAGTCGTCGATTTTCTGCTTTCTATAAGCAGATGTTTCAATCTACGGAGTTACAGAAACGGAACTGGGACGTCCTTCCGACTCTATTcgg TGAGAATCAGTCCCGGCCAGGGATGCTGGATCCAGATCACCGTCTGGCCTACCGCGGCCAAGACGCCGCTAATCGCTCCTCTCCCTCTTCCTCAAACAAGAAGTTCGACCAAGATGGCAACTCCAACTTCTTGAGATCCAGAGGAGATGAAAACCAAAACCCGCAGCGTCCAAGCAAACTGGGCTCCCTCAGCCCAGAGTCCAAAACCTCACCTGGCGTCCTCTCCCCTCGTTCCCGCCTCCCTTGCTGGAGCACCTTGGAGCCTCTTCCCGAAATCGAATATGGCGAAGACGGTTCCTGCCGAGTTCCTCCCGACGGCGCCGAGGAACGGCGGACGGTGGAAGAAGATGGACCCGAGAAGAAGACGAATCTGGAGATGAGAAAAAGTAGCCTCCTTGCTCGCCCGGATTTGGACGAGATGATGAAACTGGAGAACGACGATGAGTGGGGCGACAGCGGATCCGAGTCTGACTCCGGCGGGAGCATGTCATCCATCCGCATGGAACGTGGCGCCGACTGGTTGTCCACTGGAGGTCTGGAGCGCATGACATTCGACGACCGCAAGGACCGAGAACCCCCCGGAAAACGAAGGAGCTTTAGTCGGCCTTCCATATCCGGGGCGAGTCACCTGGAAGACctcctggaagaaggggcggaAAACCATCCGGAGCATTCGTCCGATTCCGACGCCGAGCTCCCGCAGATGATGGATGACGCCGTGTGGACGCTTCGTGACCGTGAGAGGTTCAAAGCCCAGGAGATGGAGAAACACCAGGTGCAGCTAACCATGTATCGGCGGTTGGCGTTGATCCGATGGTTGCGTACGTTGCAGGGTCGCGTGGAGGAGCAGCAGAACCGCCTGCAGTCCAGTTTTGATGTCATCCTCACCCATAGGAAGGAGCTGCTGCGCGTGGGTGCCGCCGTGGTTAATGCCGTCGCACCAACTGCCGCCGTGGGACAGTCGTGA